In Suncus etruscus isolate mSunEtr1 chromosome 2, mSunEtr1.pri.cur, whole genome shotgun sequence, the genomic stretch TTGGTGTCACAGATAGGAACTAAGACTTTGCATGTAGGTGATGACAGTTTGATCCCAGAGCCCTAGAAGGTCCTAAGTCCCACACAGAGTtcaagccctgagtaccacagggtttgtagtgttaaataataatgatagtgctggatggagatggatggatggagagacctttctctgccatcccaggccacgtggctctgcaacccccctTCACCGGCAGGTCTGGAGGTTCATAGACAGCGgcggtagaaatctcactcacagtcaggcttcaggaagtatccgCTTtcttcataccctatccaccacaggTGTGGCCTATATTATAACCAAGTAAGCagtcagccattcttagctagccctgcgtcttaactcctttcagccatcttccctttaacCTCCAACCTGGCAAAAGATCAAAAGGACCTAATCCCCtggggtcaaaggccttatataaccttccaagactactccccggaatgggaggggtcttgcaggtaaggttacccctaatatccggttcccaagacccctcccagaaatgggcgggtctcaggtagatacacctaaatccagggtggctTACAGGCTTGATCTCAGGTACCACAGGAGCAATGCCCAAGCACTGAGCCTGCATAGTTCAGTGGTCAGCACTGGGGGTTGCCCTAACACTGTTTCACCCCCAAATTTTGCAACCAAGATCTTTGATCTGATCATCCAAATACTTTGTTTTAAATTCTTCATGTTAGAACCCAGCCCGTGGGAAAGGCCAAGCCTGGGATTATCTCTCAAAGACAGTGGAAATGAGGGAAAGGCGGTGACATTGAagtagaggagaggaaagaaaaaggggagcaggagagatagcacagcaatagggcatttgccttgcacgcggcaaaCCCAGAacgaacccaggttctatccccccggcatcccatatggttcccccgagcctgcaggagcgatttctgagcacagagccaggagaaacccctgagcgctgtcaggtgtggcccccccaaaaataaaaaataaataaaaaaaaaagaaaagaaaagaaaaagaaattatcccAGTTTCAGACAGATCCAGGTCAGGTGTTCTTTGTCCTGAGCCAGAGAGTGAGTAAAAAGGCAAGTTACATTGGATCAGAACTGCTTCTCCCGCACAGCAGGGAAGAGACTCACAGCTCAGAGCCGGGCACCCTGTCACTTCCACTCGATCCCCTGCTCCCTGCTGTCCCCATGATGTGGCTCCTCCCTGCCCTCAAACTGGAAGATGGGGTCTAGTGCAGAGGAGAGGGGCCTTCCTGAGCCCAGGACCAGAAAcctcagaaatatttcctttgGTCAGAAAATTCCATTGCttgagcctgagcaatagcacagtagggagggcatttgccttgcatgtgggctgacccaggtttgatccccaacatcccatatggttcccaagcttgcaggaatgattcctgagtgcagagccaggaataacccccgagaaccacctggtgtgacctaaaaacaaacaaacgaaaaaagagGGGCCAACCCAGAGACggtggtttgatttccggcatctcatatggtccctggagcctgccaggggcgatttctgagaacagagccaggaataacccttaagtgctactgggtgtgactcaaacactgaagaaaaaaaaaaaaaaaagaacaaaaaaagaaaaagaaaagaatgttctgATGATGCCACGGTTTATGGCAACCCCAGTGACTCCTTGCTGGCAGGACTCACAGACCTTCATGTTCTTTCTGGCACCTGCAGGCCTGCGGGCCCCTTTCAGGCTCATTCCAGCCCCACCACTTTTAAGGCCAGCCTGAGTCAGCTGGAGCAAAACAAACACTCGAGCCTTATCTCGGGGTCCCGGCAAGCTATAAGGAGGCAGGACCAGGCTCCTTCGGTCCTTTCTCTGCCACCTGCCCTGTCAAGATGAAGCTGCTCGTGCTGGCTGCCTTGCTCACAGGTAGGCGATTTCCTGCCCCCCAAATCCAGTTGCTCAGTGCGAAGATCTCCCCACACTAGAAGGGGTGTGTGTCTGCTTACTGGAGATGGACCAGAGGCTTAGACTGTGGAGGAGACAGTGCTAAGGGTCAGAGTACAGTCTTGGGCACGTGAGGCACCAAGTTCCATCGTGGCACCCTCTGCCTTGATCCAGCCTTGCCTTGGCAGGGTTCAAGACTGCTGGGTCTGAGCTACAACAAATCTCCAGGCCAGAGCaccaggccaggagtaactcttgagtccCACTgcgtgtggcctcaaaacaaaaacaaaaccaaaattgagATTGGAGACAAAAAAtagtaggcagggcacttgctggGCACACAGCAAACTGAATTTGACCCCTGCCATGCTGGAggtccctcaagccccaccagtAGGGACTCACAAATACAGAGCCTGAaaaaagccctgagtaccaccaggtaaacaaacaaacaaaaaaaacctactgAATTGGAGTTCTCTGAAGTCCTCCTCAACAAGGAACATCTTAGGGCCagaaagagcacagtggtaggacatttgccttgtacagcagtagacctgggacggacccaagttcaatccccggcatcccatagagtcccccaagtctgccaggggtgatttctgagtgcagagccaggagtaacccctgagcatcactgggtgtggccccaaaaccaaaaaaccaaggCACATCTTCATCGGCAGATCTGACCCTCAGATAGAAAGGTGGGAGTCTCCTCACACTCTACAGCTTCAGGCCTTAAGTCAGGGTCTCGTGTCATTTGCATCTTGCTACTTCCTGTCCTTTTGCCCCCCCTTCGGTGCCAAAGTCAAGGGACCTCCAGGACATTGAAGAGAGAGCAGGTTGCTGAGCAGGGGTCATGCCCTGTTTAGGGGGTGAGTGATTCCACACACACCCGAAATCCAGTCCCCCCCtcctccattcattcattcattcattcatccttcACTCAGCATTGGTGGCAGCTGAGCCTCTGCGGTATCAGGGTGGGCCCACACTGAGGACTGAGATGGGGCAGCTCCTAGTTCCTAGAGCCTGCCTGTGTGTGTTCTGGAGAGTTCTGTGCGGGGCGGCGGGTGGGGGGGGCTCTGCAAAGAACAGGGTTGGCTGCAgctggaaggaaggaaacaggaagCAGTGACAGGAGCTGGGGGTGACCGTGCCAAGATCACTCCTCCCCAGGCAGGCTCCAGTCCAGTCCTGGACCAGTCTCTGCCCCTCATTCGCTGAACCCCCAGGCTTGCTGCCTCTGCCCTGGAGAATCCCACCATGCTCAGAGCAGTTCGAGGAAAGAAGCCTTTAGGCAGGAGGCAAAGCTACACGTGGCCGGTTTTGAACCCCCAAACCCCACTGCCAGCTTCTTTTGAGGAGCTCACGGGCAGggtgccccaccccaccctgacCTGGACTGgcctgggctgggctgggttgGGGGAGTCACCTTCAGGTGGAAATGATCACATCACATTCACTCGGTCTCACATGACATTTTGGCACCAACTCTGTGCCAGGAACTTGTTCTAACTTGCCTACTGGTGATTTCATTCATTGAGCGCTTCCTAGGTGTCTGACCCTGGTGGCATTTTGGGTCTCAAAGTCCTGAGACCACCCCACTTCTTGAGTCGAATGGAGAAAGAGGAGGATCCAAATTCTTTGAGAAAAGCAGATGAAGAAACGCAAAAGCACCACGacctcttttattttcatttctggtttttgggtcacacccggcggcgctcaggggtttctcctggctctgtgctcagaaatcactcctggaaggatctggggaccatatgggatgccggggatcgaacctggatccatccagggtcagccgtatgcatagcaaatgccctatcactgtgctattagtCCACCCCAACGACCTCTTTTCTTGAACAGTCAGAAAGGGTCTAAGTTTGCACTGAAGCATagactgggggagggggggtcacCTGCCTTTCATCAGCCaccttgggtttaatccccagcatcctatatatctGCTGaggcaccaggagtgatcccagagcacagtgacaggaataagccctagggaaaataaaaaatcacagtgggtaaggctacctgagtttgatcctcagtattccCCTTTTCGTAtggcctcctccaaaaaaaaaaaaaaaagccaggtgtggccaaaaatcaaaaagagaaatcctactcatctttcttttttttttttttttttttttttttggttttttggccacacccgtttgatgctcaggggttactcctggctatgtgctcagaaatcgcccctggcttggggggaccatgtgggacgccgggggatcgaaccgcggtcctgatccttggctagcgcttgcaaggcagacaccttacctccagcgccacctacccggcccctcatcttTCACAAAATCTATTCTTCTCAGAAGATggctgatggggctggagcgatagcacagtggtaaggcatttgccttgcatgcagccgattcaagaTGGATTcaaattcgatccccagcatcctatatggttccccaagcctgccaggagtcatttttgagtgcagagccaaggaggaacccttgagtgccaccaggtgtggccaaaaaaaaaaaacaaaaaaaaaaacggggccgggtaggtggcgctggaggtaaggtgtctgccttgcaagcgctagccaaggaaggaccgcggttcgatcccccggcgtcccatatggtccccccaagccaggggcgatttctgagcacatagccaggagtaacccttgagcgtcaaacgggtgtggcccaaaaacaaaaaaacaaaacaaaaaatgtagttGGGAGtagggggtggagtgatagcacagctggaagggcattgggcatttgttttgcacacgcagttgacctgagtttgatccctggcattccatagggtcccctgagctgccaggtgtggcccaaaaacccaaaattggTAGTGGGGTCCCTAAGACAGCAGCAGAATCAGCAGGAGGGACTTTCCCTTgacctgtctttttattttttaaactttatatattgaTTGACTGACTGGTtcctgggccatacccagtgacgctcgggggttcctcctggctctgcactgagaaatcgcccctggcaggctgggggaccatctgggatgctggaaaccgAACCGgctccctcctgggttggccgcgtgcaaggcaaacgccccactgctgtgccatctctctggctccatctccCTGTCTCCTTGGCAGTGGCTGCTGGGCACCGCGGTGCCAGTACAAGGAACCTCGTACAATTCGGCAACATGATCTCCTGCCTGATCCCCAACATCATCCCCGTGCTGCGGTTTAACGGCTATGGCTGCTACTGTCGCAGGGGCGGATCGGGCACCCCCGTGGATGAGCTGGACACGTGAGTGCGGGCCCTGCAGGGGGACAGGCAGGACCGTGGGGAGGAGGCCAGGCACACCGCACGGATCTCCCGGGAGATCAGAGACGGAGTCTCACGTTTGGCAAGTTAGCCCTTCTAGTCACTTcttgtcataaaaataaattaaaaacaaaacaaaacaaaaaacaactccaggagcaggagagatagaatagcaacagggcatttgccttgcatgcagccgaccaggaacggacccagttcgatttctggcatcccaaatggttccctgagcctgccaggtgtgatttctgagtgcagagccaggagtaagaaaggaaaaaaaggaagagggagtgaggaaagaaggaagggaaggaggaaggagaaagggaggaagggaagaaagaaaggaagagaagaaaaaagagagagaaagagagagagaagagaagaaagaaagaaagaaagaaagaaagaaaagaaagaaagaagaaagaaagaaagaaagaaagaaagaaagaaagaaagaaagaaagaaagaaagaaagaaaagaaagaaagaaaagaaaggaggaaggaaggaagaaaggaggaaggaaggaaggaaggaaggaggaaggaaggaaggaaggaggaaggaaggaaggaaagaaagaaagaaaaagaaagaaagaaggaaagaaagaaaggaaagaaaggaagaagagaaagaagagaaaggaaggagaggaagaaagaaaaagaaaagaagaaagaaagaataaaaggaagaaaggaaagagagaaagaaagaaaagaaaaaaggaaaggaatgaagaaaggaagaaagaaaagaaaaaggggccagagcgatagtacaatggtaggacatttgccttgcatgcagtccacctagggcagacctgggttcgatcctaggcatcccataaggtccccctagcctgctaggagtgatttctgagtgcagatccggagtgaggacgaggaggaggaagaggagaaggaggaggaggaggaggaggaggaggaggaggaggaggaggaggaggatccAAGCTCTTCTAAGCAGTGGCCGCTGCCGCCCTCTAGAGGTGCTGAGTCTCAAAGACAGAGAGTCCCACGGCCACGGCCATCCCACGGCCACCTAACTGGCCAGGTCTACTCTTCGCTCACCCACAGCCTCTGGGACCCCAAGGGTGTCCTAGGTGAACGGGATAAAGCTTGTGCTTTCCAGCACCGCTCAGGGCCTCAACCCGTCTGAGGGGGGAGCAAAGGCTCACCGTGTcgtgtcctgtcctgtcctgtcgcctGTGTCCCTCCTCTGCTCTCAGGTGCTGCCAGATCCACGACGAGTGCTACGACCGGGCCAAGCAGCTGGGACTCTGCTCCTACTTTCTGAACGTCTTCGAACCCTACTACACGGCCTATTCCTACTCGTGTGTCGGCAGCAACATCACCTGCTTCAGTGAGTCTCttcattctcctcctcttcctcctcctcctccttcttcttttgatttttctgtttgtttctgggtgtttttttttttttttggtttttgggtcacatccggcagcgctcaggggttactcctggatccacgctcagaaatcactcctggcaggttcaggggaccacatgggatgacgttcctctgcatgcaaggcaaaacggtttacctccatgctatctctccagcctcttgtttggtttttgggtcaccccagcagcgctcaggggttcctcttggctctatgctcagaaactggaatcttctgttttctgtttttttttttttttggggtcacacccggcagcgctcaggggttacttctggctctatactcagaaattgcccctggcaggcacaggggaccagatgggatgccgggattcgaaccaccatccttgtgcatgaaaggcaaacaccttacctccatgctatctctctggccccatccctcctcttcttcttttttttttttttttttttttttttttgggccacacccatttgacgctcaggggttactcctggctatgagctcagaaatcgatcctggcttgggggaccatatgggacaccgggggatcgaaccgtggtccgtcctacgctagcgcttgcaaggcagacaccttacctctagcaccacctcgctggcccccctcttcttcttcttttttttttttttgttttgttttgttttgtttttgtttttgggccacacccagcggtgctcagggttactcctggctgtctgctcagaagtagctcctggcaggcaagggggaccatatgggacaccgggattcaaaccaatcaccttaggtcctggattggctgcttgcaaggcaaacaccattgtgctatctctccgcctcttcttcttcttaatcgtcatcatcatcttcctcttccacctcttcttctttttctttttcctcttcttcctcttcccatGACTGCTGTAATGACTGGGATACTTGGAGTTACCGGGGGACAGGGACACAAGGATGTCACTTGGGCATGTCAAGAGGCACCAAGGAtcccaagggtgatttctgagtacagagccaggagtaatccctgggcatgctgaatgtggcccagaaaccaatcaaataaataaagtaaaacaaacaaacaacaacaaaaaaaaaaaccacttcaaccttcaaggcaggcattctgcTACTGAACCACTTTACATACACTGGGGAAGGTGTTTTATTTGAGAATGCATCCATCACTGCTTCTGGTTATGGGGcactcttttctgttctttttgtttttgggttacacccggcagcgctcaggggtcacttctggctctatgctcagaaatcgctcctggcaggctcaggggaccatatgggatgccaggattcgaaccaccgaccttctgtatgaaaggcaaatgccttacctccatgctatctctccggcccagggacACCCTTTTCTTATAGTAATAAGAAAGGACCCCTGGTGACCCTTATGCGTGACCATATGTGGCTCAGGGGgtcaaaccaggatcagcagcTGCAGGAGGACAAGCCCCTCAGCTCCTGGACAATCTCTCCCATCCTGCTGTTGGCTTTCTGCATTTTGCTTTGGGGCCGCTCTCGGCAttgcttggggcttattcctggctgttcactcaaggatcactcctgacagggctcaaagaaccatatgtggtgttgggagtTGAATCTGGCACTAATACCAGGGATTAAaaagatggcacagcaggtagggcacttgacatGTATGCGGTTGACCTGGttttaatcttcagcatcccacatggctaCATGAACCAGCCAGGAGggtcctaagctcagagccaggaggaagccctgagaatGGCTGTGtatgggaggaggaggaagagggagagaaggtagtgatggaggaaaaaggaggaggaggaggaggaggaggaggaggaggagaaagaaggagatgAAAAAGGAGAATACAGTACTTTACTGCCTTaagtattcatttttttgtttttgagccacacccggtgacactcaggagttactcctgaatctgtgctcagaatcgctcctggcaggtttaggggaccatatgagatgctggggatcaaaccagggttcgtcctgggtagccatttgcgaggcaaacgccctaccgctgtgccatctctctggcccctcactaaaCCTCTTAACCCTGGATTTGTCCACAGTTTTAGGGTTAATAGAGT encodes the following:
- the LOC126001022 gene encoding phospholipase A2-like, whose product is MKLLVLAALLTVAAGHRGASTRNLVQFGNMISCLIPNIIPVLRFNGYGCYCRRGGSGTPVDELDTCCQIHDECYDRAKQLGLCSYFLNVFEPYYTAYSYSCVGSNITCFKKNKPCADFICECDRAAAMCFAKAPYNKENMNLDKEKHCVWLNLRGVSCDPKEELPTLPTAASSLCVPQSPTGPSGVLVLGP